The Natranaeroarchaeum aerophilus genome has a segment encoding these proteins:
- a CDS encoding flavodoxin domain-containing protein, with translation MSRFLIVYGTGEGQTARVAARIGEVLAERVHEVTVIDIEDAESAAAPEQFDAILVGSSIHVGAHHEAIREYVETNLSGVSTRPSAFFQLSLSSAVDDEARRAEAARYVDDLLEAADWNPDRIGLFGGALRYSKYGFLKRLLMKRIAKNATGDVDTSRDYEYTDWDEVEAFAADFAGFVERRLKNE, from the coding sequence GATTTCTCATCGTATACGGTACCGGCGAAGGACAGACTGCACGCGTCGCAGCACGAATCGGTGAGGTTCTCGCTGAGCGCGTGCATGAGGTGACGGTGATCGATATCGAGGACGCCGAGTCGGCCGCCGCTCCCGAGCAGTTCGATGCGATTCTCGTCGGCTCGTCGATCCATGTCGGAGCCCATCACGAGGCTATCCGTGAGTACGTCGAGACGAACCTGAGCGGCGTCTCGACCCGCCCGAGCGCGTTCTTTCAGCTCTCGCTTTCGTCCGCAGTCGACGACGAGGCGCGCCGGGCGGAGGCGGCACGGTACGTCGACGACCTGCTCGAAGCCGCTGACTGGAACCCCGACCGGATTGGTCTGTTCGGCGGTGCACTCCGGTACTCGAAGTACGGCTTTCTCAAGCGGCTTCTGATGAAACGGATCGCCAAAAACGCGACTGGCGACGTTGATACGTCCCGGGATTACGAGTACACGGACTGGGACGAAGTCGAGGCGTTTGCTGCCGACTTTGCTGGGTTCGTTGAACGGCGGCTTAAAAACGAGTGA